The Thermodesulfobacteriota bacterium DNA segment CTTTGCGGTAAAAATGTTCTTTAAACGAGGGGGGACATGATCGACATCTCCATCTCAACGATTCTCCTAAAAACAGGTTTTTTCCATCTCACCTTAGGGCACGTCATCATGTGGCTGATCGGCGGCCTCTTTATCTATTTGGCGATCCGAAAGGATTTTGAGCCCCTTCTCCTGCTGCCGATCGGTTTCAGTATTTTTGCCGTCAACTTTCCGCTCACCCCTCTCTTGGGGCAAGGTGAATTGATTCAGATCTTCTATCACTACGGGCTCGAATGGGATATCATCCCTTGTGTGATCTTTCTCGGCATCGGCGCATTGACCGATTTCGGTCCGATGATCGCCAACCCCAAAACCCTTCTTTTAGGAGCGGCGGCACAGTTCGGGGTCTACATGGCCTTTTTTGGAGCCCTCCTCTTTGGATTCGACCTAAAGGAGGCAGCCACAATCGGGATCATCGGGGGCGCCGACGGTCCTACCTGTATCTACCTCACCACCAAGCTCGCCCCCCATCTGATCGGTGCCAATGCCATTGCCGCCTATTCGTATATGGCCATGGTTCCCTTGATCCAACCGCCGATCATGAAACTCCTGACGACTCGGAGCGAAAGGAAGATCCGAATGAAACAGTTACGGCCTGTCTCCAAAGCGGAGAGGATCCTCTTTCCGATCATCGGTTTGATGATCATTCTGTTGATGGTCCCGGATGCGGCCCCTCTCATGGTGATGTTCTTTCTCGGAAACCTGTTCCGGGAATCGAGGGTGGTGGAGCGATTGCTCAAGACGTCTCAGAATGAACTCCTCAATATCGTGACGATCTTTTTAGGAATTGCGGTGGGCTCCACGATGGTGGCCGATCATTTTTTGAAACCCCAACCCATCTTCATCTTTTTCTTGGGCTTGGTCGCCTTTGCCTTCAGCACGGCCGGGGGGATCCTCTTTGCAAAGCTCATGAACCTCTTTCTCAAAGAGAAAATCAATCCCCTTATCGGTTCTGCGGGGGTCTCCGCCGTGCCCATGGCCGCAAGGGTCGCTCAGAAGATAGGCCAGGAAGAGGATCCCAAAAATTTTCTGTTGATGCATGCCATGGGGCCCAACATCGCAGGAGTGATCGGGACGGCGACCGCTGCAGGAATGTTTCTCACGATGTTAAAATGAAAGACAATGCTAAGACCCCATCAGTCTCCGCTGAAGTGTTTGGTCGGTCCCTCTTCAAAAGCCTCGAGGACATTGTTTAGGGCGGAGATCATCTTCGGAAACCCGATCGTGGTCAAACTTAAAAGGACCACATGGCGAATTTCTTCCGGGGAGATCCCCATGTGGATAGCCCTTCGGGTATGGGACTTGATGGCCCCTTGTGAGCCCATGCCGATGGCGATGCCCAACTTGACCAACCTCCGCGTTTTCTCGTCGAGCGGACCGGCCGCGTGGCATTGGCTTGCAAGGTTCTCAAATCCCTTCTCGATCTCTGGAAATTCCTTCTTAAATCGTTCGTAAGAAATAGGAAGATAATCCATACCAGAATTCCTCCTTTCTCTTTGATTGGCTTACAGGACGAAAGATTATCTTATCCGGCGGGCTATTGCAAGAATTTTATTCAGATCCCGAACTCGATTCAATCCCCCTCATCCTTTTTCCTGCTCTTTGGTCTTTCCCCCCTTGAATTAAATCTCCAAAATGATCCAGTCCAGTGGTTTCATCACGCCCCATCCACTTCTTTGAACCTTCATCACCCTTTAATCTCCTCCCTCCCATGGTTTTTCTTCTCCACCCTGGACATGAACCACCCACATCTCTAACCCCACCGAAGACCCCTCGAAGCCCCGATGGGTTTCATTCTACGTTTTTAACATCTTTCCCCTTAATAAGATGGCGATTTGCTATATCTTCTCAGGCAACCTCCCTTGGTTTTTTGTTTTTACCTTCGGTGGTCTTCGGGTTCCAAACTTTTTTAAACCTATGAGGGTATTTTTTAGTTGACCCTTGAATCTTTTTCGAGGTTTTGTATTTTGCAGGCAGAATTTTTGGCATCATTATTGCTTTCCTATTTAAAAAAATGAGAGGGAGCCCCAGATGGATTTATTTAATGTCGAACTGAGAGAGAGGCGGGAGAGCCCGAGAATCAACCTCGAAACAAAGGTTTCTTTCCGGACTTCACCTACAGCCCCCTACCTATTTGGATGGGTCCAGAACATCTCCAGGGGGGGGTTTAAATTAAAAGCGGATAACCCCTTGATAGAAGAGGATATTTTTAAGGCTGGGAGGGAGATCTATTTCGAAACGAGCGAAGACTTTTTCAAGCTGAAAGGAAAAGGAGAGATCATCTGGGCCTCCGAGAGGGAACGTGTGGCAGGGGTGAAGTTCGGAGAGCTCGATCAAAAAGGGAGGCATTTTCTTGAGAATTTTTTAAATTTGTTCTAATCAAAACCGATCTCCGAACCATAACTGAGCATTCAATGTCACCCTATGTAATTTTTTCATAACCCCAATCCCCACCTTCCAATTTTCACTTCCACCATCCCCTCTCGATAAGTTTTTGACTCGTGGGCTCCAAGTTTTATCTTTACCAAACCAAATAAAAGGTGTTAAACTATCCTGTGGACATATCACCTCCTATGAAAGCGGAAATTATCGCCATTGGTTCAGAACTTCTATTGGGTCAAATATTGGACACCAACACCCCCTGGATCGCCAAAAAGCTGGCGGAGTCGGGTATCGAGGTCGTCAAAGCTTCGGCGGTTGGAGACCAACTCTCCCATATTGTCAGGGCCATCCAGAGTTCGGTTGAAAGTTCCAATCTCGTCATCTCCACCGGCGGCCTCGGTCCCACAGAGGATGATCTAACCCGCGAGGCGGCCTCGATGGTTTTCAAACGACCTCTCCAATTCCAACCTCATCTGATGACCCAAATTGAAGACGTCTTCAAACGGAGGGGATTTAAGATGCCTGAGAATAATCGGAAGCAGGCCTATATCCCCGAAGGTAGCATTCCGATTGAGAACCCCAAAGGAACAGCGCCTGGATTCATCGTCGAGTATCCGAACGGAGCCTTTGTCTCGATTCCAGGCGTACCTTTGGAGATGGAATTTTTAATGGAGCATGCCATCCTTCCTTATGTGAGGAAGCGTTTTGGGTTGGGGAGGGAGATCATCCGCTATCGGGTCCTTCGCGCCTGTGGCCTCGGGGAAAGCGGGATCGCCCTTCAGATCAACGATCTAATGGAACAGGGAAGAAACCCATCGGTCGGCACCTTAGCCTCGGTGGGGGACATCAAAATCCGAATTACGGCCAGAGCCAACAACCCCGAAGAGGCAGAAAGCCTCATCTCAAAAACGGAGCAAGAGATTCGGAAGCGTCTTGGCATTTTAATCTATGGCACCGATGAGGAGACCCTTCAGGGGGTCGTGGCGAGAGAATTAGAGAGACGTGGGCTGACACTCGCCACTTTCGAAGGGTTCACGGGTGGCCTTCTCTCCCAAAAATTAGCCTCCACAGGAACATCCTCTTTTCTCCAGGGGACGGTCATCCCGCACATGGACAAAATCCCCGATCTCTCAAAACGGTGGCTTGGAGGAGCGGTCATCCCGTCGGATCCACCGGCCCTCGCCGAAAGACTCGCCCTATGGGCAAAAAATGAGGCCAACAGCCATTTAGGCCTGGTCGTGATCGGAAAGGTCTTAAAGGATCAGGGTGGGGGAGAATCCCTTTGGGAAACCCATTATGCCATTGCCTCTGCGGAGGAGGGATCGAAACAGACCTATACGATCGGGGGGGAAAGCTATATGGTTCAAGAAAGAGCGACAATCCTGGCCCTCGATCTCTTGAGGAAGTATCTGCGCCAATCGAGTTAAGCCTTTCTCTCCGTCGTGATCTTGGAAAAGAGGGGAGGAGGGAGAACATGGGGAAGCAACGAATTCGGTGTCCAAATTGCGGCTACGAAACCGAGCAATACCGGAATCCCCTTCCCACCGTCGATATTATCATCGAGATGGAGGGAGGGGGAATCGTTTTGATTCGGAGAAGAAACCCGCCTTACGGATGGGCCCTTCCCGGAGGATTCGTAGATTACGGAGAATCGCTCGAGGCAGCGGCGCGGCGGGAGGCCAAAGAGGAAACCAATTTAGAGGTCGAACTTAAGAGACAACTTCACACCTATTCAGACCCGAATCGAGATCCAAGACACCATAGTATTTCAACGGTTTATATAGCCAAAGCTAAAGGAAAACCTCAGGCCAAAGATGACGCGACCGAAGTTGGGATTTTTGATAGATCGAACCTTCCTAAAGAGATGGCCTTCGATCATCGATTGATTCTCGAAGATTATTTTAACCAAGCATCTTAAGGGCTTCCTCAATGCGGTTTAACCCTTCCCGTATCTCCTCCATGGAGGTCGCAAAAGAAAGACGTTCAAAGGGATCCGCCCCGAATTCGACACCGGGAACCACCGCAACCCTTGCGACTTCAAGGAAGTAATCGGCCAGATCGGTAGAATTGGATATCCTCTTATCGTGGTAAGACTTCCCATAATAAAAGGAGAAGTTCGGAAAGACATAGAAGGCCCCGATGGGTTTAAAACAGGAAACCCCAGGAAGTTGGTTTAGACGATCCACGATGTAGTTCCGCCTCTCCTCAAAGGCGGCGACCATCTTTTGAACCTCATCTTGCGGGCCTATCAACGCCTCCACCGATGCCTTTTGCGAGATGGAAGTCGGATTGGAGGTGCTCTGACTCTGGATGTTGCTCATCGCAGAGATGATCTCTTCAGGGCCAGCGGCATAGCCGATCCTCCAGCCCGTCATGGCATAAGTTTTAGCAACCCCGTGGACGATGATCGTCTTCTTTTTGATCTCTTCTCCAAGGGAGGCGATGCTCACAAATTTGAACCCGTCATAGACGATCTTCTCGTAGATCTCGTCCGAGATCACGAAGAAGGGGTGCGACAGGGCGACCTCCGCGATCTTTTCGAGGTCCTCCCTCGTGTAGGCCCCTCCGGTAGGATTGGATGGGCTGTTGAGGATGAGGGCCTTCGTCCGCGGGCTCAGGGTTTTCTTCAGGGCCTCTACGGTCAATTTAAAACCGTCCTCCTCTCGGGTCTCCACGATCACCGGGGTGGCCCCTGCTAATTCGACCATTGGAGGATAAGAGACCCAGTAAGGAGCAGGGACGATCACCTCGTCCCCCTCGTCGAAAAGGGCCTGGGCCAGATTGTAAAAGGAATGCTTCCCCCCACAGGAGACGAGGATCTCGGACCGCTTATAAGAGAGCCCGTTATCCCTTTTGAATTTGTTGATGATGGCATCCTTCAGTTCATCGATCCCGCCGACCGGAGTGTACTTTGTGAAACCCTCTTCGATCGCCTTGATCGCCGCGGCCTTGATATGCAGGGGGGTATCGAAGTCGGGTTCACCGGCACCAAAGCTGATGACGTGAATGCCCTGGGCCTGCATCGATTTCGCCTTCGCATTGATGGCGAGGGTAGGGGAGGGTTTTAAACGTCTTGCGCGATTAGACAGGACAGACATTGGGATACCTCCGGAGATGGATTCATGAACCAAACAGGAGATCCGAAATTCGCTTGATCCGTTCGACCCCTTTGATCTCATAGGGGAGGAGGGGAATCTCGATCAATTGAATCCGGGGAGCGTACTGATTTTTTAGGCTTTGGATGTAATGTTGCTGCATTTCCTTCCTGACTTTATGGAATTCACAATCTGCTTCTTGAATCACATAATTGACGATCAGATGATTTACCTTGAGCTGGTACTCATCAAAATCTCGTAGAATTCTCTCGGTTTGCTTCACCCCGAGGGCCTCTGGGATGGTCACGATGATGAACTCGGTTTTCTGGGTGTCCCGGATGAAACTGACGACCTTCTCGGCCAAATGCTCCCATCCGCTGATGATTTCCAACAAGGTCCGCTTGCCCCTTTTTAACTTAACACTTTCCTTTAACTTTTCAAAGTAACTATATAAATTCATATAGAATTTTGTTGCAGCCTCAAGATGTTTCAAAAAAATCTGAGGAAGGTGTAATAGCCTCAGCGTATGGCCTGCGGGTGCGGTATCCCAGACCACCAAGTCATATTGATCGCTCTCCACGAGCTCGAGAATATAATTTAACATATATTCCTCTTCAATCCCCGGTGCTCCCCCGATGTAATCCACGAAATCGTAGTCTACCGAGGCAAAGGAGGAAACCACTTCATAAATTTCGGGACCAAAACGCTCCTTCCATCTTTTTAAGACTACTTCGGAACTGATCTCAATCCCATAAAGATGGTCTGCCTTCGCAATGGCCCTTTCCTGATCGCCGATCTCCATCTCGAAAATGTCAGAAAGGGAGGGACTCGGATCGCTCGAGATGATCAGCGTCTTTTTGCCCTGGTGGGAAAAATGAAGGGCGATGGACGCCGCACAGGTGGATTTTCCAACCCCACCTTTCCCCCCGATCATGATTAACCTCTTGGATTCTCGGGAAAGGCGGGCTAAAGTTGATTCCATTCTCGGACTCCGGGTCTTTTGATTTTGTTGATTTTGCATTTTATAATAATGGTTAACACTGGTCAAGAGATTTCATGGAGGGGGTGCCGTGCCATCGGGGATGATCGAAATCGATCCGGAATTATGCAAGGACTGCAAACTTTGCATTTCGGTCTGCCCTCATCAGTTGATCGAAACCTCTGACCGGCTCAACCAGAAAGGGTATTATTTTGCGCAATTCATTGAAAAAAATATAAAAAAAGAAGGAAAGAAATGTACCGGATGTGGCCTGTGTGCTATTGTTTGCCCCGAAATTGCCATAGAGGTTTACCGTGCCTAAGGTCCTGATGCGTGGGAATCATGTGGTTGCTGAAGCGGCAGTCCGTGCAGGCTGCCGTTTCTACTTTGGCTACCCCATCACCCCCCAGAACGAAATTCCGGAATACATGTCTGAAAGGCTTGGAGCCATAGAAGGAGGGGTCTTCGTCCAGGCTGAGAGCGAAATTGCGTCGATCCATATGGTCATTGGAGCCAGTATGGCAGGGGGGAGGGTGATGACCTCCTCTTCAGGGCCTGGCATCAGCCTTAAACAGGAAGGGATATCTTTCTTGTGTGCCCTTGAGCTTCCGGCGGTGATTGTCAACATGACCCGGGGAGGTCCTGGGCTGGGCAATATCGCCCCCGCCCAATCGGACTATTTCCAAGCGACACGGGGAGGCGGGCACGGCGACTATCGAACCATTGTGCTTGCTCCCAATTCCTGCCAGGAGCTGGCCAACTTGACTTACGAAGCCTTCGATCTGGCGGACAAATATCGAATCCCGGTCATCATCTTGGGAGATGGCATGCTGGGTCAGATGATGGAACCTGTGGAACTCCCTTCAGAAATCCACCCCAAAAAGCTTCCGGCGAAAGACTGGACCATCACCGGTGCCAAAGGAAGACCCAGTCGCTTTATACGATCCCTGATCCTCGACCCTCTTAAAGAAGAAGAACACAATTGGAAACTGATGAGGAAATACGAAACCATCTCCAAACAGGAGGTGAGGTGGGAAACATTCTTTACCGACGACGCGAGGATGATCGTGGTGGCCTTCGGAATCGCGGCGAGGATCGCCAAGGGAGCGATCAAGCGACTCCGGGAAGAAGGGATGAAAGTCGGCCTGCTCAGGCCCATCTCCCTTTGGCCATTTCCGGTAGGCATCCTTCGAGAACTTTCGAAAAAGATAAAATATTTCTTTGTTTTTGAGATGAATATGGGTCAGATGGTTGAGGATGTGAGAATTGCCCTTGAGGGGGCTGGAGAGGTCCATTTTTACGGCCGCCCTGGTGGCGTGATTCCAACCCCTCTCGAAGTGTCAAGAGTCATCTCGAGTCAGTATTATCAAAAACGATTGGGATCGTAAAATCGGAAATCTATGAAGAAGGTTTTTAGCCGACCCAAATCGATTAAGCCGGCCTACTTCCATTATTGTCCTGGATGTGGACATAGCATCATCCATCGTCTCATCGGGGAAGTGATTGACGAAATGGACATCCAGGATAAAACCGTTGGGGTTCCTCCAGCGGGATGTGCCGTTTTGGCTTATCACTATTTCGACGTCGACATGGGAGAGGCCTCTCATGGGAGAGCGGCTGCCGTGGCGACAGGGCTGAAAAGGGCTTTGCCCGACCGGATCATCTTCACCTATCAGGGGGATGGCGATATGGCTGCGATCGGAACGGCCGAAGCCATTCACGCCGCGGCACGGGGAGAAAAATTCACGACGATCTTTGTTAACAACGGGGTCTATGGCATGACGGGAGGCCAGATGGCCCCGACCACCCTGATCGGCCAGACCACGACGACCTCCCAGAAGGGGAGGATTCATAACCGAGATGGCTTCCCTATCCATTTGAGCGAGATGTTGGCCTTGGCCCAAGGAAGCGCCTATATCGAAAGGACGGCGGTGAACACCCCCTCCAATATCTTGAAGACGAAGAGGGCCATCGCGAAGGCCTTTCGGGTCCAGATGGAGGGTTTGGGATTTTCTCTGGTCGAGGTCCTTGCCGCTTGCCCAACGAACTGGAAGATGACGCCCCTGCAGGCCGTCAAATGGATGGAGGATGTGATGATGAAACATTTCCCCCTTGGGGTCATCAAAGACATCACCGGAGAAAAGAAAGATGCTCGTTAAGATGATCTTTTCGGGTTTTGGCGGTCAGGGCGTCATCATGATGGGGTATCTCTTCGCCATGGCCGGGATGTACGACGAAAAGAACGTCACCTGTCTCCCTTCCTATGGGGCAGAAGTGAGGGGAGGCACGGCCAACTGCACGGTAGTCCTTTCTACGGAAGAGATCGCCTCCCCGGTGGCCTCCGAGCCGGATATCGCCGTGTTCATGAATCAACCCTCTCTGGTCCGGTTCCAGAATCAAATCCAATCCGGAGGGATGGTCTTTTTGAATTCAAGCCTGATCGAGACCAAACCCATTCGCGGGGATATCGAAATCTTCGAGGTCCCCCTAAACGAACTGGCCAGACAGTTGAAGAATGAAAAAGCATTGAACATTATCATGTTAGGGGCCCTCATTAAGAAAACAGGTCTCGTTTCACTCGAAAACATGATGCGGGCCCTGAAGGAGACCTTCGGATCCAGAAACCCATCGATTCTCAAACTTAACGAATCGGCTCTGATGATGGGATACCGTTATTTCGAATAGTAAAGGAGAACAGGGGAGAGATGCCGGTCAAACAGATTTCGGTCAGCCTTGAGAATGTTCCTGGAAAACTCTCTGAAATGAGCGAATACCTGGGTGAAAACGGGATCAATATCATCGCTATTAGCGTGGTCGATGCCTCCGACGTCAGCGCCATCCGTTTCGTGGCGAGCGACCCTGAAAAAGCCGCCAATGTTTTAAAATCCCATGGCTATGCGTTTAAAGTCACGGAAGTCCTCGCCGTAGAAGCCCCCAACCATCCAGGAGGGCTCAACGCAGTCCTGAAACCCTTAAAAGAGGTTTCGATCAACGTCAATTATCTCTACACGTGCTTGGGAAGAGGGGAGAAGACCGTTTTGATCATGGGAGTTGACAAGATGGAGGAAGCGATTCAGGTTCTGAAGAAGAATTGGGTTCATATGTACGACGAGGAATTATACAAATTCTAAATCCCCAGTTTCTTCCAGATCTCCGGTGAATCTCCGCCTTACTCGAAAACCCGCCGATCCCTCAAACATAGCTATGCAATCCCGAGAGCAAGTAATTCACCCCGAAATAGGTGAAGAGAACGGCCGCAAATCCCACGATAGATAAGACTGCCGATTTTCTTCCCCGCCAGTCCCTTGTGATTCGGGCATGGAGAAAAGCCGCATAAATAAACCAGGTGATCAGGGACCAGGTTTCTTTAGGATCCCAGCTCCAGTAGCTACCCCAGGCATAATTCGCCCAAGCCGCGCCGGTGATGATCCCGAGGCTCAACATGGGGAACCCGATCACGATCGCTTTATAATTAATTTCGTCCAGAACCGATAGGGAAGGTAACCAGGTCGGTTGGTTTTCTCCCCGTAGATCTTTCCGGTCCCGAATCAGGTAGAGAAGGCTAACCCCGAAAGAGACAGCAAAGGCGGCGTAACCGAAGAAACAGGTTGTCACGTGAACGGTCAGCCAATTGCTCTGGAGGGCGGGCATTAAGGGGGTGATCCTGGGGGAGATGCTCGGGATGAGGGAGGTTGCGGCAATGGTAAGAAAGGCGAGAGGAGTAATGAAAACCCCGATGATCTTTTGTCGGTATAGGAATTCGAGGATGAGGTAGATCAGGACAATTGTCCAGGAGAAAAAGATGAGAGATTCATACATATTCGATAACGGGACATACCCATAACCTGTCTGGTGGGTTTCACCCCAGCGAAAGACCAAACCCAGGGTATGGATAGCGAGCCCAACCAAAAGAAGCGAGGTCGAAAGGATTCCGATTTTTGGCCTCCTTGTCGTAGCCAGAAGAAGATATCCCAGAAAACTAAAAAAGTAGAGCACCATCGAAAGGTTGAAAAGGAGGTGACTCCTGGGAATGTTCTCCATCGCTTTGCTCCACCTGAGTTGGGCTTTGCGGGATCCTTATCTCCGGCAGATGAGGAAAACCCTTTTAAAATTAACAGACTTCTGTTCCCCTGTCAATTCTGGGGTCAATTCGGTGGGGGAGAAATGGAGGGAAGCTATTTTTTTTCGAGGGCCCGCTTTTCTTCAATGGCCATCCCGGGAGCGAGACCCTCTGCTTGAGACTGCGGGTGTTCCATCAATTGGATCTGGTAAGAAGCCTTTAGCAAAAGAACGCCATCCTCTTTGTGACGCTCGATAAAGGATTCGAT contains these protein-coding regions:
- the ccsB gene encoding c-type cytochrome biogenesis protein CcsB; translation: MVLYFFSFLGYLLLATTRRPKIGILSTSLLLVGLAIHTLGLVFRWGETHQTGYGYVPLSNMYESLIFFSWTIVLIYLILEFLYRQKIIGVFITPLAFLTIAATSLIPSISPRITPLMPALQSNWLTVHVTTCFFGYAAFAVSFGVSLLYLIRDRKDLRGENQPTWLPSLSVLDEINYKAIVIGFPMLSLGIITGAAWANYAWGSYWSWDPKETWSLITWFIYAAFLHARITRDWRGRKSAVLSIVGFAAVLFTYFGVNYLLSGLHSYV
- a CDS encoding 2-oxoacid:acceptor oxidoreductase family protein, with amino-acid sequence MLVKMIFSGFGGQGVIMMGYLFAMAGMYDEKNVTCLPSYGAEVRGGTANCTVVLSTEEIASPVASEPDIAVFMNQPSLVRFQNQIQSGGMVFLNSSLIETKPIRGDIEIFEVPLNELARQLKNEKALNIIMLGALIKKTGLVSLENMMRALKETFGSRNPSILKLNESALMMGYRYFE
- a CDS encoding 3-methyl-2-oxobutanoate dehydrogenase subunit VorB, translating into MPKVLMRGNHVVAEAAVRAGCRFYFGYPITPQNEIPEYMSERLGAIEGGVFVQAESEIASIHMVIGASMAGGRVMTSSSGPGISLKQEGISFLCALELPAVIVNMTRGGPGLGNIAPAQSDYFQATRGGGHGDYRTIVLAPNSCQELANLTYEAFDLADKYRIPVIILGDGMLGQMMEPVELPSEIHPKKLPAKDWTITGAKGRPSRFIRSLILDPLKEEEHNWKLMRKYETISKQEVRWETFFTDDARMIVVAFGIAARIAKGAIKRLREEGMKVGLLRPISLWPFPVGILRELSKKIKYFFVFEMNMGQMVEDVRIALEGAGEVHFYGRPGGVIPTPLEVSRVISSQYYQKRLGS
- a CDS encoding sodium ion-translocating decarboxylase subunit beta; amino-acid sequence: MIDISISTILLKTGFFHLTLGHVIMWLIGGLFIYLAIRKDFEPLLLLPIGFSIFAVNFPLTPLLGQGELIQIFYHYGLEWDIIPCVIFLGIGALTDFGPMIANPKTLLLGAAAQFGVYMAFFGALLFGFDLKEAATIGIIGGADGPTCIYLTTKLAPHLIGANAIAAYSYMAMVPLIQPPIMKLLTTRSERKIRMKQLRPVSKAERILFPIIGLMIILLMVPDAAPLMVMFFLGNLFRESRVVERLLKTSQNELLNIVTIFLGIAVGSTMVADHFLKPQPIFIFFLGLVAFAFSTAGGILFAKLMNLFLKEKINPLIGSAGVSAVPMAARVAQKIGQEEDPKNFLLMHAMGPNIAGVIGTATAAGMFLTMLK
- a CDS encoding amino acid-binding protein is translated as MPVKQISVSLENVPGKLSEMSEYLGENGINIIAISVVDASDVSAIRFVASDPEKAANVLKSHGYAFKVTEVLAVEAPNHPGGLNAVLKPLKEVSINVNYLYTCLGRGEKTVLIMGVDKMEEAIQVLKKNWVHMYDEELYKF
- a CDS encoding NUDIX hydrolase; translated protein: MGKQRIRCPNCGYETEQYRNPLPTVDIIIEMEGGGIVLIRRRNPPYGWALPGGFVDYGESLEAAARREAKEETNLEVELKRQLHTYSDPNRDPRHHSISTVYIAKAKGKPQAKDDATEVGIFDRSNLPKEMAFDHRLILEDYFNQAS
- a CDS encoding CinA family nicotinamide mononucleotide deamidase-related protein codes for the protein MKAEIIAIGSELLLGQILDTNTPWIAKKLAESGIEVVKASAVGDQLSHIVRAIQSSVESSNLVISTGGLGPTEDDLTREAASMVFKRPLQFQPHLMTQIEDVFKRRGFKMPENNRKQAYIPEGSIPIENPKGTAPGFIVEYPNGAFVSIPGVPLEMEFLMEHAILPYVRKRFGLGREIIRYRVLRACGLGESGIALQINDLMEQGRNPSVGTLASVGDIKIRITARANNPEEAESLISKTEQEIRKRLGILIYGTDEETLQGVVARELERRGLTLATFEGFTGGLLSQKLASTGTSSFLQGTVIPHMDKIPDLSKRWLGGAVIPSDPPALAERLALWAKNEANSHLGLVVIGKVLKDQGGGESLWETHYAIASAEEGSKQTYTIGGESYMVQERATILALDLLRKYLRQSS
- a CDS encoding carboxymuconolactone decarboxylase family protein codes for the protein MDYLPISYERFKKEFPEIEKGFENLASQCHAAGPLDEKTRRLVKLGIAIGMGSQGAIKSHTRRAIHMGISPEEIRHVVLLSLTTIGFPKMISALNNVLEAFEEGPTKHFSGD
- a CDS encoding ArsA family ATPase, producing the protein MIGGKGGVGKSTCAASIALHFSHQGKKTLIISSDPSPSLSDIFEMEIGDQERAIAKADHLYGIEISSEVVLKRWKERFGPEIYEVVSSFASVDYDFVDYIGGAPGIEEEYMLNYILELVESDQYDLVVWDTAPAGHTLRLLHLPQIFLKHLEAATKFYMNLYSYFEKLKESVKLKRGKRTLLEIISGWEHLAEKVVSFIRDTQKTEFIIVTIPEALGVKQTERILRDFDEYQLKVNHLIVNYVIQEADCEFHKVRKEMQQHYIQSLKNQYAPRIQLIEIPLLPYEIKGVERIKRISDLLFGS
- a CDS encoding PilZ domain-containing protein; amino-acid sequence: MDLFNVELRERRESPRINLETKVSFRTSPTAPYLFGWVQNISRGGFKLKADNPLIEEDIFKAGREIYFETSEDFFKLKGKGEIIWASERERVAGVKFGELDQKGRHFLENFLNLF
- a CDS encoding thiamine pyrophosphate-dependent enzyme; the encoded protein is MKKVFSRPKSIKPAYFHYCPGCGHSIIHRLIGEVIDEMDIQDKTVGVPPAGCAVLAYHYFDVDMGEASHGRAAAVATGLKRALPDRIIFTYQGDGDMAAIGTAEAIHAAARGEKFTTIFVNNGVYGMTGGQMAPTTLIGQTTTTSQKGRIHNRDGFPIHLSEMLALAQGSAYIERTAVNTPSNILKTKRAIAKAFRVQMEGLGFSLVEVLAACPTNWKMTPLQAVKWMEDVMMKHFPLGVIKDITGEKKDAR
- a CDS encoding pyridoxal phosphate-dependent aminotransferase translates to MSVLSNRARRLKPSPTLAINAKAKSMQAQGIHVISFGAGEPDFDTPLHIKAAAIKAIEEGFTKYTPVGGIDELKDAIINKFKRDNGLSYKRSEILVSCGGKHSFYNLAQALFDEGDEVIVPAPYWVSYPPMVELAGATPVIVETREEDGFKLTVEALKKTLSPRTKALILNSPSNPTGGAYTREDLEKIAEVALSHPFFVISDEIYEKIVYDGFKFVSIASLGEEIKKKTIIVHGVAKTYAMTGWRIGYAAGPEEIISAMSNIQSQSTSNPTSISQKASVEALIGPQDEVQKMVAAFEERRNYIVDRLNQLPGVSCFKPIGAFYVFPNFSFYYGKSYHDKRISNSTDLADYFLEVARVAVVPGVEFGADPFERLSFATSMEEIREGLNRIEEALKMLG
- a CDS encoding 4Fe-4S binding protein → MIEIDPELCKDCKLCISVCPHQLIETSDRLNQKGYYFAQFIEKNIKKEGKKCTGCGLCAIVCPEIAIEVYRA